The Glycine soja cultivar W05 chromosome 6, ASM419377v2, whole genome shotgun sequence genome has a window encoding:
- the LOC114416512 gene encoding dnaJ homolog subfamily B member 1-like, protein MGMDYYNILKVNRNASDDDLKKAYKRLARIWHPDKNPVNKTEAEAKFKRISEAYDVLSDPQKRQIYDLYGEEALKSGQFPPPPQSSSSSSSRAFHHHHHHHRQNNNPPPASASSFRFNPRDADDIYAEFFGPDDIGAGASSRRGGGPDAFFRTSNGGGAAFSASAAAGRKAAAVENALPCSLEDLYKGVKKKMKISRNVYDAFGKCGDVEEILTIEIKPGWKKGTKITFPEKGNREPGVIPADLIFVIDEKPHALYRRDGNDLVINQEITLLEALTGKTLDLTTLDGRSLMIPLTDIVKPGAEVVVPNEGMPISKEPGMKGNLRVKLDVKYPSRLTPEQKSDLRRVLGGIS, encoded by the exons ATGGGCATGGACTACTACAACATACTCAAAGTGAATCGCAACGCCAGCGACGACGATTTGAAGAAAGCCTACAAGAGACTCGCGCGTATATGGCACCCTGACAAGAACCCCGTCAACAAGACCGAAGCCGAGGCCAAATTCAAACGAATCTCCGAAGCCTACGACGTTCTCAGCGACCCGCAGAAGCGTCAGATCTACGATCTCTACGGCGAGGAGGCGTTGAAATCGGGGCAGTTTCCCCCACCCCCGCAGTCCTCGTCCTCGTCGTCCTCGCGCgccttccaccaccaccaccaccaccaccgccagAACAACAACCCTCCCCCGGCCTCGGCCTCGTCGTTCCGATTCAACCCGCGCGACGCCGACGACATCTACGCCGAGTTTTTCGGCCCGGACGACATCGGCGCCGGTGCCTCGTCCCGCCGAGGCGGCGGCCCGGACGCCTTCTTCCGGACCTCCAACGGCGGAGGCGCCGCGTTCAGCGCCTCCGCCGCTGCAGGACGGAAGGCCGCCGCGGTGGAGAACGCGCTCCCGTGCAGCTTGGAGGACCTCTACAAAGGAgtcaagaagaagatgaagatttcCAGGAACGTCTACGACGCTTTTGG CAAATGTGGGGATGTGGAGGAGATTTTGACTATCGAGATAAAACCTGGCTGGAAGAAAGGAACAAAAATTACCTTCCCAGAGAAAGGTAACCGTGAGCCTGGTGTCATCCCAGCAGATCTCATTTTTGTGATAGATGAGAAGCCGCATGCTCTTTATAGAAGGGATGGTAATGATTTGGTGATCAACCAAGAGATAACCCTTCTTGAGGCCCTTACTGGTAAAACGTTGGATCTCACCACCTTGGACGGAAGGAGTCTCATGATCCCATTGACAGATATTGTCAAACCTGGTGCTGAGGTTGTTGTCCCTAATGAAGGAATGCCTATATCAAAAGAGCCTGGGATGAAGGGGAATTTGAGAGTTAAGCTTGACGTCAAGTATCCTTCAAGGCTAACTCCAGAGCAGAAGTCTGATCTGAGGAGAGTTTTAGGTGGAATCTCATGA